From the genome of Nicotiana sylvestris chromosome 2, ASM39365v2, whole genome shotgun sequence, one region includes:
- the LOC104236979 gene encoding ARF guanine-nucleotide exchange factor GNOM-like — MMGCLNQQNEVHSPFSEPKDCTKLVPLKGALACMVNSEIGAVLAVMRRNVRWGFRYADDDDQLEHPLIHSFKELRKHIFSWIHHWNSVDPLIYLQPFLDVIQSDETGAPITGVALSSVYKFLTLEIIDSAILNVDKALHQIVDTVTSCRFEVTDPASEEVVLMKILQVLLACMKSKASANLSNHHVCNIVNTCFRLVHQATAKSELLQRIARHTMHELVRHIFSHLPNIDSRGHEFDQQSRLCADTEAGEKQHENGCVSAESTGKSVSAAVPSNASSVSKRDETADEKAQKEEIACNRENSMMDPHGIPCMVEIFHFLCSLLNVMESIEIGSRSNPIAYDEDVPLFALGLINSAIEVSGASLGNHPELLALIQKELFHNLMRFGLSMSPLILSTVCSIVLNLYHHMRTKLKLQLEALFSGVLLRIAQSKHGASYQQQEVAMETLVDFCRQLMFMPEMYANFDCDISCSNVFEDLTNLLSKSSFPVNTPLSALNMLALDGLVAMIQGMAERISQDSLVSEQASVDLGEYRPFWTEICKDYSDPNHWVPFVRKMKLIKRKLLIGVDHLNRDPKKGMEFLQGVHLLPEKLTPKSVACFFRYMNGIDKNLIGDFLGSHEDFYIQVLHEFAGTFDFRDMNLDIALRIFLETFRLPGESQKIQRVLEAFAERYYELSPNILANKDAALLLSYSLIMLNTDQHNTQVKKKMTEEDFIRNNRRINGGNDLPREFLSELYHSICEDEIRIIPDRNAGTPMMAPSHWIGLVHKSRQTSPYIVCDPGPYLDYDIFAMLSGPTIASISVIFDNVEQEDVWKTCINGYLAIAKIAAAYSFDDVLNDLVVSLCKFTTLLLPSYVDEFIVAFAEDGKARLATLAVFTIANKYGDHIRSGWKNILDCILSLHKFGLLPTRLFNDAAGDLEPPADADPRKPAALSPSPSHVPSLAPSRKSSGLMGVFSQLLYLDAEEPAPQPTEKQLAERQQTLQTIQSCQIDSIFAESKFLQAESLLQLVRALVLAAGQPRKGTNSLEDEETAVFCLELLIAITINNRDRIMLLWRVVYDHIASVVHLTTMPCTLVEKAVFGLLRICQRLLPYKENLTDELLKSLQLILKLDARVAEAFLEQITQEVMHLVKANAMQIRSHTGWRTIISLLSFTARHPEASETGFETLSFIMHDGAHLLPANYILCLNVAAQFADSRIRNVDQSVRSLNLMAGSLVSLIRWSHKAKEALGEEAAIKMTQDIMEMWLRLIQGLRKFCLDRREEVRDHAILMLQGCLTGVDGILVPKELWLQCFDEVIFTLLDELLNLAQKSSVKDYRSTEEAIVLALKLMFKVFLQSLQHLFQLTSFCKLWLGVLGLTERCMKVKFKGKRSEKIPELITELLKNTLLVMKTSGILVPSDPSGGDSFWKLTWLHVHNICPSLQSEVFPTNELEQLEKQHVQAGCSPLAEGNVLVSP, encoded by the exons ATGATGGGGTGCCTTAATCAGCAGAATGAAGTCCATTCTCCATTTTCAGAACCCAAGGATTGTACGAAATTGGTGCCTTTAAAAGGTGCCTTAGCATGTATGGTAAATTCAGAAATTGGTGCTGTTTTGGCCGTTATGAGGAGAAATGTAAGGTGGGGATTTCGTTATGCTGATGACGATGATCAGCTAGAGCATCCTCTCATCCATTCTTTCAAGGAATTGCGGAAACATATCTTCTCATGGATACATCATTGGAACAGTGTTGATCCGCTCATATATCTACAGCCCTTCTTAGATGTGATTCAATCTGATGAAACTGGTGCACCAATAACTGGTGTCGCATTGTCATCTGTTTACAAATTCTTAACCCTTGAAATAATTGATTCAGCTATCTTGAATGTGGACAAAGCTTTGCATCAGATAGTTGACACCGTAACAAGTTGCCGCTTTGAAGTGACTGATCCTGCCTCCGAGGAAGTGGTGCTGATGAAGATACTTCAGGTTCTTTTGGCTTGCATGAAAAGTAAGGCATCAGCAAATTTGAGTAATCATCACGTGTGCAACATTGTAAACACTTGCTTTCGGCTTGTTCACCAAGCTACTGCCAAAAGCGAACTACTGCAGAGAATAGCAAGACACACGATGCATGAGTTGGTGAGACATATTTTCTCTCACCTGCCTAACATTGACAGCAGAGGGCATGAATTTGATCAGCAAAGCAGATTGTGTGCTGACACAGAG GCAGGCGAAAAACAACATGAGAATGGTTGTGTTAGTGCAGAATCGACTGGTAAGTCAGTATCGGCTGCAGTTCCTTCAAATGCATCATCAGTCAGCAAGAGGGATGAAACAGCAGATGAGAAAGCTCAAAAGGAGGAGATTGCTTGTAATAGAGAAAATTCTATGATGGATCCGCATGGGATACCTTGCATGGTGGAGATATTTCATTTCCTATGTTCTCTTCTGAATGTGATGGAGTCCATTGAAATTGGTTCAAGATCCAACCCTATAGCATATGATGAAGATGTTCCCTTGTTTGCGCTGGGTTTAATTAATTCAGCCATAGAAGTAAGTGGTGCTTCTCTTGGAAATCATCCCGAGTTATTGGCTCTGATACAGAAGGAGTTGTTCCACAATCTGATGCGTTTTGGCTTGTCAATGagtcctttaattctttcaacagTTTGTAGCATTGTTCTAAATCTGTATCACCATATGCGTACTAAGTTAAAACTACAGCTTGAAGCCTTATTCTCTGGTGTGTTATTGAGGATTGCCCAAAGTAAGCATGGAGCTTCTTATCAACAGCAAGAGGTTGCCATGGAAACGCTTGTTGACTTCTGCAGGCAGCTTATGTTCATGCCTGAGATGTATGCAAATTTTGACTGCGACATATCTTGCAGCAATGTATTTGAAGACCTTACAAACTTGTTATCAAAAAGTTCCTTTCCGGTCAACACTCCGCTATCAGCTTTAAATATGCTTGCCTTGGATGGTCTAGTTGCCATGATCCAGGGTATGGCCGAGAGAATAAGCCAGGATTCATTAGTTTCTGAACAAGCTTCAGTAGATCTGGGTGAATATAGACCATTTTGGACAGAGATATGCAAGGACTACAGTGATCCTAATCATTGGGTTCCATTTGTTCGTAAGATGAAGCTCATAAAGAGGAAATTGTTGATCGGAGTCGATCACTTAAACCGAGATCCAAAAAAGGGTATGGAATTTCTCCAAGGAGTGCATTTGTTACCTGAGAAACTTACCCCAAAAAGTGTAGCATGCTTTTTCAGGTATATGAATGGCATAGATAAGAATCTTATCGGGGATTTCCTGGGAAGTCATGAAGACTTCTATATTCAAGTGCTTCACGAATTTGCTGGAACATTTGATTTTCGGGACATGAACTTAGACATAGCCTTGCGAATCTTTTTGGAGACTTTCAGATTGCCTGGAGAGTCGCAGAAAATACAGAGGGTGCTTGAGGCATTTGCTGAGAGATATTACGAGCTGTCACCAAATATTCTGGCTAATAAAGATGCTGCGCTGTTGTTGTCATATTCACTTATCATGCTTAACACAGATCAACACAATACACAGGTCAAAAAGAAGATGACAGAGGAAGATTTCATCCGCAACAACCGGAGAATAAATGGAGGAAATGACCTCCCTCGGGAATTTTTGTCTGAGCTTTACCACTCCATCTGTGAGGATGAGATCCGGATTATCCCAGATCGAAATGCTGGTACCCCGATGATGGCACCAAGTCATTGGATTGGTCTAGTTCATAAATCAAGGCAAACTTCCCCGTATATTGTCTGTGATCCTGGTCCTTATCTTGATTACGATATTTTTGCTATGTTGTCTGGTCCTACGATTGCTTCCATCTCAGTGATTTTTGATAATGTGGAGCAAGAGGATGTTTGGAAAACATGTATCAATGGATACCTTGCCATTGCCAAAATTGCAGCTGCCTATAGCTTCGATGATGTGTTAAATGATTTGGTAGTATCTCTTTGCAAGTTCACTACCCTATTGCTTCCATCTTATGTTGATGAATTTATTGTTGCATTTGCGGAAGATGGTAAAGCTAGATTGGCCACATTAGCAGTCTTCACAATAGCAAACAAATATGGTGACCACATTCGTTCTGGTTGGAAGAACATCCTGGATTGCATTTTGAGTTTGCACAAATTTGGCCTTCTTCCCACACGTCTCTTTAATGATGCTGCTGGTGACTTAGAGCCTCCTGCTGATGCGGACCCAAGGAAACCTGCTGCACTTTCTCCATCACCATCTCATGTTCCTTCTTTGGCTCCATCAAGGAAATCATCTGGCTTAATGGGCGTATTTAGCCAACTGTTATATCTTGATGCAGAAGAACCTGCACCACAGCCAACTGAAAAACAACTTGCCGAACGTCAGCAGACTCTTCAGACGATTCAGAGTTGTCAAATTGATAGCATCTTTGCTGAGAGTAAATTTTTGCAAGCAGAATCCCTGTTGCAGCTTGTTCGCGCCCTTGTGTTGGCTGCGGGCCAGCCTCGCAAAGGAACTAACTCTCTGGAAGATGAAGAGACTGCAGTATTTTGTCTAGAGTTGCTTATTGCTATCACAATAAATAACCGGGACAGAATAATGCTTCTTTGGCGGGTTGTTTATGATCACATAGCAAGTGTTGTCCATTTAACAACAATGCCGTGTACTTTGGTAGAGAAGGCTGTCTTTGGTCTGCTTCGCATATGCCAAAGGTTGCTTCCTTACAAGGAAAATCTGACAGATGAGCTCCTCAAGTCTCTGCAACTTATCTTGAAGCTTGATGCTCGGGTTGCTGAGGCATTTCTTGAACAGATAACCCAGGAGGTTATGCACCTTGTCAAAGCAAATGCTATGCAGATACGATCACATACGGGCTGGCGGACAATTATATCTCTGCTTTCTTTTACTGCTCGGCATCCAGAAGCATCTGAAACAGGATTCGAGACACTATCATTCATCATGCATGACGGGGCCCACCTCTTGCCTGCTAATTACATCCTCTGTTTGAATGTGGCAGCGCAGTTTGCCGACTCTCGCATCAGAAATGTTGATCAATCTGTGAGATCTTTAAACCTGATGGCTGGATCACTTGTTTCTCTGATTAGATGGTCTCACAAGGCGAAGGAGGCACTTGGGGAGGAGGCTGCTATAAAAATGACCCAGGATATAATGGAGATGTGGCTCAGGCTGATACAAGGACTCCGAAAATTTTGTTTGGACCGGAGAGAAGAGGTTAGGGATCACGCCATCTTGATGTTGCAGGGGTGCTTGACCGGAGTTGATGGGATTCTTGTCCCGAAAGAATTGTGGTTGCAATGTTTTGATGAGGTGATATTTACATTGCTGGATGAATTACTCAATCTTGCCCAGAAGAGTTCTGTGAAGGATTACAGGAGCACTGAAGAAGCAATTGTTTTGGCCCTGAAGCTCATGTTCAAAGTGTTTTTACAGTCTTTGCAGCATCTTTTCCAGTTGACATCCTTCTGCAAACTATGGTTAGGGGTATTGGGTCTAACAGAGAGATGCATGAAGGTGAAATTCAAAGGGAAAAGGAGTGAGAAGATCCCTGAACTTATTACCGAGCTCCTAAAGAACACTCTACTTGTCATGAAAACAAGTGGAATTCTGGTGCCAAGTGATCCCAGCGGAGGAGACAGTTTCTGGAAGTTAACATGGTTGCATGTCCACAATATATGCCCATCCCTTCAATCTGAAGTATTTCCCACAAATGAATTAGAGCAGTTGGAAAAGCAGCACGTCCAAGCAGGTTGTAGTCCTCTTGCAGAGGGAAATGTTCTCGTCTCCCCCTAA